Below is a window of Mycolicibacterium chitae DNA.
AGCTCGAATCGCACGTTTCGTTGGTGCCCCGTCACCAGATCTTGATGTCGAGCAGGAAGAATGGCCGCCGATGGACTTCTACAGCGTCTACCAGCACGGTTTCGTCCGCGTGGCCGCCTGCACGCTGACCACGACCCTGGCCGACCCCGGCGCCAACGCCGAGGCGGTGCTGAGCACCGCCCGCGAATGCCACGGCGAGGGGGTGGCGCTGGCGGTCTTCCCCGAGCTGACCCTGACGGGGTACTCGATCGAGGACATCCTGCTGCAGGACACCCTGCTCGACGCGGTGGAACGAGCCGTGGTCGACCTTGCCGAGGCCTCGGCCGAGCTGGTGCCGGTGCTGGTGGTCGGGGCCCCGCTGCGGTTCGGCAACCGGGTCTACAACACCGCGGTGGTGCTGCATCGCGGCACGGTCCTGGGTGTCGTGCCCAAGTCCTACGTGCCGAACTACCGCGAGTTCTACGAACGACGGCAGCTCGCCCCCGGCGACGATGAGCGCGGGCTCATCTCCTTCGGCGGGCTCGAGGCGCCGTTCGGCGCCGACCTGCTGTTCGCCGCCGTCGACCATCCGGATTTCGTGTTGCACGTCGAGATCTGCGAGGACATGTGGGTGCCGGTGCCGCCGAGCGCCCCCGCGGCGCTGGCGGGGGCGACGGTGCTGGCGAACCTGTCGGGCAGCCCCATCACGGTGGGCCGCGCCGAGGACCGCAAGCTGATGGCGCGCTCGGCGTCCTCGCGCTGCCTGGCCGCCTACGTCTACGCCGCGGCCGGTCAGGGCGAATCGACCACCGACCTGGCCTGGGACGGCCAGACCATGATCTACGAGAACGGCGTGCTGCTGGCCGAATCCGAGCGGTTCCCCAAGGGCCCGCTGCGCAGCGTCGCCGACGTCGACGTGTCGCTGTTGCGCGCCGAGCGGCTGCGGATGGGCACCTTCGACGACAACCGCCGCACCTTCGGCATCGACCAGACCAGCACGCGCCGAATCGAATTCACCCTCGACCCGCCCGACGGCGACATCGGGCTGCGGCGCCGGGTGGAACGCTTCCCGTTCGTGCCGTCGGATCCCTCGCGGCTGCAGCAGGATTGCTACGAGGCCTACAGCATCCAGGTCGCCGGGCTCGAGCAGCGGCTGCGGGCGCTGAACTATCCGAAGGTGGTGCTCGGCGTCTCCGGCGGGCTGGATTCGACCCACGCGCTGATCGTCGCGGCAAGGGCCATGGACCGAGAAGGCCGCCCGCGCAGCGACATCCTGGCGTTCACCATGCCCGGCTTCGCCACCGGCGACCGGACCAAGGGCAACGCGATCGCGCTGTCGGAGGCGCTCGGCGTCACCTTCGCCGAGATCGACATCCGCGACACCGCCAAGCTGATGCTCACCGAGATGGACCACCCGTTTGGCCGCGGCAAGGAGGTCTACGACGTCACGTTCGAGAACGTGCAGGCGGGCCTGCGCACCGACTACCTGTTCCGGCTGGCCAACCAGCGCGGCGGCATCGTGCTGGGCACCGGTGATCTGTCCGAGCTGGCGCTGGGCTGGTCCACCTACGGGGTGGGCGATCAGATGTCGCACTACAACGTCAACGGTGGGGTGCCGAAAACCCTGATCCAGCACCTCATCCGGTGGGTCATCTCCAGCGGGCAGTTCGACGACGACGTCGACGCCGTATTGCAATCGGTACTCGACACCGAGATCAGCCCCGAACTGGTGCCCACCGGCGAGGACGAGGAGATCCAGAGCAGCGAGGACAAGATCGGTCCGTATGTGCTGCAGGACTTCTCGCTGTTCCAGGTGCTGCGCTACGGGTTCGGGCCGGCCAAGGTGGCGTTTTTGGCCTGGCACGCCTGGCACGACGCCGAGCAGGGACACTGGCCGATGGGGTATCCGCTGGACAAGCGGCCGGCCTACTCGCTGGCCGACATTCGGCACTGGCTGCAGGTGTTCGCGCAGCGGTTCTACTCGTTCAGCCAGTTCAAGCGCTCCGCGCTGCCCAACGGCCCCAAGGTCTCCGCGGGCGGTGCGTTGTCCCCGCGCGGGGACTGGCGCGCACCGTCGGACATGTCGGCGCGGATCTGGCTCGACGCCATCGAACGTGAGGTGCCCGAGCGCTGAGCGCGGCTCAGCCGGATCCGAGCGCCAGCACGTCCTCGATCGCCTCGTCGGTGGGTGCGCAGTCGCCGGCGCCCTCGGTCAGCGTCGCCAGCGCGCCCGCGGCGCACGCGCGGCGCAGCGCCCGGAGCGGATCCGCGGCCCAGCCCGCCGCGAGCACCCCGGCGAACACATCGCCGGCGCCGCTGGTGTCGAGCGCCTCCACGGCCGGCGATTCCACCGTCACCTCCCCGTCGGGCCCGGTGTAGCGGGCCCCGTCGGCACCCCGGGTCACCACCAGATGCGGCACCGGCCACTGCCACTGCGCGGCCTCGGACTCGTTGACCACCACCACGTCGACCGCGGCGGCCAGCTCCGCCAAGGCCGCCGGGTCCGCACCCGGCGGGGAGGCGTTGAGCATCACCGTCGCCCCCGTGGAGCGGGCTTGGCGGGCCGCGGCCAACGCCGTCGGCAACGGAATCTCGAGCTGCACCAGCAGCACGTCGCAGTCGCCGACGAGGTCGCGCACGCGCTGCGAGTCCAGCGTCAGGTGGGCGTTGGCGCCGGGGGAGACCACGATGAGGTTCTCGGCGCTGTTCTCCTCGACCAGGATCACCGCGGCGCCGCTGGGCACCGGCAGCGTGGCGACGCCGTCGAGGCCGACACCGTTGGCGTCCAGATGCGCGCGCAGCTGCTGCGCGGCGGCGTCCTCGCCGAGCGCGGCGACCAACTGCACCTGCGCCCCGGCCCGGGCCGCGGCCACCGCCTGGTTGCCGCCCTTTCCGCCCGGGCCCAGCGTCGTCGAGGACGCCAGGATGGTTTCGCCCGGTTTGGGCAGCGCGGCCACGCCGTAGACCGCGTCGAGGTTCACACTGCCGACCACCGTCACCCGAGCCACCCGGCCAGGCTAACCCGCGATACGCTGGGACGATGAATCTGCAAGCAGCCACGCTTTCGGATGCCCAGGCCGACCTGCGCGCACAGGTCCACGACGCCGCGCGCCGCGCCCGGGCCGCCTCGCGCGCCGTGGCCGCGCTGACCACCGCCGTCAAGGATCAGGCCCTGCACGCCGCGGCCGACGCCGTGCTGGCCGCCGTCGACGACATCCTCGCGGCCAACGGCGAGGACCTGACCGCCGCCCGCGCCGCGGGCACCCCCGAGGCCATGCTCGACCGGTTGGCGCTCAACCCGCAGCGCGTCGAGGGCATCGCCGCCGGCCTGCGCCAGGTGGCGGGCCTGCCGGACCCGGTCGGCGAGGTGCTGCGCGGCCGGACCCTGCCCAACGGGCTGCAGCTGCGCCAGCAACGCGTGCCGCTCGGGGTGGTCGGCATCGTCTACGAGGGCCGGCCCAACGTCACCGTCGACGCCTTCGGCCTGACGCTGAAGTCCGGCAACGCCGTGCTGCTGCGCGGCAGCTCCTCGGCGGCCCGTTCCAACGCGGCGCTGGTGGCGGTGCTGCGCGACGCGCTGACGGCCGAGGGCCTGCCGGCCGACGCGGTGCAGCTGCTGCCGAGCGCCGACCGCGCGAGCGTCACCCACCTGATCCAGGCCCGCGGGCTGGTCGACGTGGTGATCCCGCGCGGCGGCGCGGGCCTGATCGACGCCGTCGTGCGCGACGCCACGGTGCCCACCATCGAGACCGGTGTCGGCAACTGCCACGTCTACATCGACGCCGCCGCCGACCTCGAGGTCGCCGAGCGCATCCTGTTGAACTCCAAGACCCGTCGTCCCAGCGTCTGCAACGCCGCGGAGACGCTGCTGGTCGACCGGGCGCTTGCCGAGACCGCGCTGCCGCGGCTGACCGCCGCGCTGTCCGAGGCCGGCGTCGCCGTGCACAGCGAGCCCAGCGAGGACCAGCTGCGCGCCGAGTTCCTGTCGATGGACCTGGCCGTGGCCCTGGTGGACGGCGTCGACGGCGCGATCGCCCACATCAACGAGTACGGCACCGGCCACACCGAGGCCATCGTCACCACGGATCTGGCCGCGGCCCAACGCTTCACCGAACAGGTGGACGCCGCCGCGGTGATGGTCAACGCGGCCACCTCGTTCACCGACGGCGAGCAGTTCGGGTTCGGCGCCGAGATCGGTATCTCGACCCAGAAACTGCATGCCCGCGGCCCCATGGGATTGTCGGAACTGACCTCGAGCAAATGGATTGTTTGGGGCGACGGTCACATCCGGCCCGCCTGATGAGTAACGAGGAGCTTCCTTTGGACACCCCAGCTCGGCCCGCGCCGCTGTTCACCGACATCGACGACGTGACCCGTCGGCTCACCGAGACCGGCTACCTGCCCGACACCGCCACCGCCACCGCGGTCTTTTTGGCCGACCAGCTGGGCAAGCCGCTGCTGGTGGAGGGCCCGGCCGGGGTCGGAAAGACCGAGCTGGCCCGCGCGGTGGCCCAGTGCACCGGGGCCGGGCTGGTGCGGCTGCAGTGCTACGAGGGGGTCGACGAGGCCCGCGCGCTCTACGAGTGGAACCACGCCAAGCAGATCCTGCGCATTCAGTCCGGTTCGGGGGACTGGGACCAGACCAAGATGGACGTGTTCAGCGAGGAATTCCTGCTGCAGCGGCCGCTGCTGACCGCCATCCGCCGCACCGACCCCACCGTGCTGCTGATCGACGAGACCGACAAGGCCGACATCGAGATCGAGGGCCTGCTGCTCGAGGTGCTGTCCGACTTCGCGGTCACCGTCCCCGAACTCGGCACCATCACCGCCGAGCGCAAGCCGTTCGTGCTGCTCACCTCGAACGCCACCCGGGAGCTCTCCGAGGCGCTCAAGCGGCGCTGCCTGTTCCTGCACATCGACTTCCCCGACGCCGACCTCGAGCGCCGGATCCTGCTGTCGCGGGTCCCGGAACTGCCGGAGAAGCTCGCCGAGGAACTGGTACGCATCATCGGCGTGCTGCGCGGCATGCAACTCAAGAAGGTGCCGTCGGTGGCCGAGACCATCGACTGGGGCCGCACCGTGCTGGCCCTGGGCATGGACACCATCGACGACGCGGCCATCGCCGCGACGCTCGGCGTCGTCCTCAAGCATCAGTCCGATCAGACCAAGGCCAGCTCCGAGCTCCGGCTCAACTGAGGCCGCACTGATGGCACCCCGGCGCACCAGCCCCCCACAGCCACTGGCCCCGCACGGGCTGCCGGGCCACCTCGTCGGCTTCGTCGAAGCGCTGCGCGCACAAGGTATCTCGGTCGGGCCGTCGGAAACCGTCGACGCCGGCAAGGTGCTCGCGACGCTCGGCCTCGGGGATCGGGAGGTGCTGCGCGAGGGGTTGGCGTGCGCGGTGCTGCGCCGGTCGGATCACCGCGAGACCTACGACGCGATGTTCGACCTGTGGTGGCCGGCCGCGCTCGGCGACCGCACGGTCCTGGCCGACGACGACGGCGTGCCGGAAGCCGACCAGCCGCCGACGCTGCCGCCCGAGGACGTCGAGGCCATGCGGGCGATGCTGCTGGATCTGCTCTCGCAGAACCAGGATCTGGCCGACATGGATCAGCGCCTGGCCGCCATGATCGCCCAGATCGTCGAGCAGTACGGCAAGTACAACTCCAGCCGGGGCCCGTCGTACTCGAGCTATCAGGCGCTCAAGTCGATGGCCCTGGACGAGTTGGAGGGCAAGCTGCTGGCCGGTCTGCTGGCCCCCTACGGCGAGAGCCCGTCGCCGACCCAGGAAGAGATCGCCAAATCGCTTGCCGCCCAACGGATCGCCCAGATCCGCAAGATGGTCGAGTCCGAGACCAAGCGGCGCACCGCCGAGCAGCTGGGCCGCGACCACGTGCAGATGTACGGCATCCCGCAGCTGGCCGAGAACGTCGAGTTCCTGCGCGCCTCCGGGGAACAGCTCAAGCAGATGCGCAAGACCGTGGCGCCGCTGGCCCGCACGCTGGCCACCCGGCTGGCTGCCAAGCGGCGCCGGCACCGCGCCGGCCAGATCGACCTGCGCAAGACGCTGCGCAAGTCGATGTCCACCGGCGGGGTGCCCATCGACGTCGTGCTGGCCAAGCCGCGCCCGGCGCGCCCTGAACTCGTCGTGCTCTGCGACGTGTCCGGATCGGTCGCCGGCTTCAGCCACTTCACCCTGCTGCTGGTCGACGCGCTGCGTCAGCAGTTCTCCCGGGTGCGGGTCTTCGCGTTCATCGACACCACCGACGAGGTGACCCACCTGTTCGGCCCGGACGCCGACCTGGCGGTGGCCGTGCAGCGGATCACCCGCGAGGCGGAGGTCTACACCCGCGACGGCCACAGCGACTACGGGCACGCGTTCTCGTCGTTCCTGGACAAGTTCCCCAACGTGCTCTCGCCGCGCAGTTCGCTGCTGATCCTCGGCGACGGCCGCAACAACTACCGCAACCCGGAACTGGAACTGCTGGCCCACATGGTCAGCGCCAGCCGGCACGCGCACTGGCTCAACCCCGAACCCCGCCATCTGTGGGGTAGCGGGGACTCGGCGGTCCCGCGCTACGAGGAGATCATCACCATGCACGAATGCCGGTCGGCCAAGCAGTTGGCCTCGGTGATCGACAACCTGCTCCCCGTATAGCGGGATTTCGGCGTGATTTCCCATGCTCACCGTGGAAAATCACGCCGAGATCGCTCCAGTAAGCTGGCCTACCGTGAAACGGCTGGGCGTGATGGGGGGGACCTTCGATCCCATTCACAACGGGCACCTGGTCGCGGCCAGCGAGGTGGCCGACCTGTTCGGCCTCGACGAGGTGGTGTTCGTCCCCACCGGACAGCCCTGGCAGAAGCACGGCCGATCGGTGACCGCGGCCGAGGACCGCTACCTGATGACGGTGATCGCCACCGCGTCCAACCCGCGCTTCACGGTCAGCCGGGTCGACATCGACCGCGGCGGCCCGACCTACACCAAGGACACCCTGCGCGACCTCAAGGCCGCCAACGCCGACACCGAGCTGTACTTCATCACTGGCGCCGACGCGCTGGCGTCGATCCTGAGCTGGCAGAACTGGGAGGAGATGTTCTCCCTGGCCCGGTTCATCGGGGTCAGCCGACCCGGCTTCGAACTCGACAGCAAGCACATCACCGAGGCCATGTCCGAACTGCCCGCCGAGGCGCTGACCCTCGTCGAGATCCCCGCGCTGGCGATCTCGTCCACCGACTGCCGCAACCGCGCCGCGCAATCGCGGCCCATCTGGTACCTGGTACCGGACGGTGTGGTGCAGTACGTCGCCAAGCGGGCGCTGTACCGCAGCCATCCGACCGCCGTTCCGATCCCCGAGGTGAACCCATGACCGCGACCGACGAAGCCCTCGAGATGGCCGCCGTGGCCGCCCGCGCGGCCGCCGACAAACTCGCCGAGGACGTGGTGGTGATCGACGTCTCCGGTCAGCTGGTCATCACTGACTGCTTCGTGATCGCCACGGGCGCCAACGACCGTCAGGTCAACGCCATCGTCGACGAGGTCGAGGAGAAGATGCGCCAGGCCGGCAACAAGCCGGCGCGCCGCGAGGGCACCCGGGAGGGCCGCTGGGTCCTGCTCGACTACGTCGACGTGGTGGTGCACATCCAGCACCGCGACGAGCGCGAGTTCTACGCGCTGGACCGGCTGTGGAAGGACTGCCCGGTGGTGCCGGTGGACCTGGGTGATCGCCCCGGCGACGGATCCGGCGAGGATCAGCAGTGAGGATCCGCCGACTGGTCATGCTGCGGCACGGCCAGACCGAGTACAACGCCGGCAGCCGGATGCAGGGCCAGCTGGACACCGACCTGTCCGAGTTGGGCCGCGCGCAGGCGGTCGCGGCCGCCGAGGTGCTGGGCAAGCGCCGGCCGCTGCTGATCGTGTCCTCGGATCTGCGCCGGGCCTACGACACCGCGGTGACCCTCGGCGAGCAGGCCGGCGTGCCGGTCGAGGTCGACAAGCGGCTGCGCGAAACGCATCTGGGGGACTGGCAGGGGTTGACCCACACCGAGGTCGACGCCCTGGCCCCGGGGGCGCGCCTGGCGTGGCGCGACGACGCCCGCTGGGCCCCGCACGGCGGGGAGAGTCGGGTGGATGTCGCCGAGCGCAGCGTGCCGCTGGTGACCGAACTCGTGGGCAGCCAACGGGATTGGGGTGCCGACGAATCCGATCGGCCGGTGGTGCTGGTGGCCCACGGCGGCCTGATCGCCGCGCTGACCGCGGCCCTGCTCGGGATCCCGGTGGACAACTGGCCGATCCTGGGCGGGATGGGCAACGCCAGCTGGGTGCAGCTGGCCGGGCATTCGGCCCCGGACGCGGCCTTCGAGGGCATCCGGTGGCGCCTCGATGTCTGGAACGCCTCGGCGCAGGTGGCCAACGATGTCCTCTGATCCCGGGGCGCGCAAGACGCTGCTGGTGTTCGCCGACTCGCTGGCCTACTACGGACCGACCGGCGGACTGCCCTCCGACGACCCGCGCATCTGGCCCAATATCGTTGCCCGGCAGCTCGACTGGGATCTCGAACTGATCGGTCGGATCGGCTGGACCTGCCGCGACGTGTGGTGGGCCGCGACCCAGGACCCGCGCTCGTGGGCCGCGCTGCCGCGCGCGGGGGCGGTGGTCTTCGCGACCTGCGGCATGGATTCGCTGCCCTCGCCGCTGCCGACCGCGCTGCGCGAGTCGATCCGCTACGTCCGCCCGGCGCGCCTGCGCCGCTGGGTGCGCGACGGCTACGGGTGGTTGCAGCCGCGGCTGTCGCCGGTCGCGCGGCCCGCGCTGCCGCCGCACCTGACGGCCGAATACCTCGAGATGACCCGCGGCGCAATCGACTTCAACCGACCCGGCATCCCCATGGTCGCCACGCTGCCCAGCGTGCACACCGCCGACACCTACGGCAACTCGCACCGCGGCCGCGACGGTACCGTCGCGGCGATCACCTCCTGGGCGGCCGAGCACGACGTGCCGCTGGTGGACCTCAAGGAAGCCGTCGCCGACGAGATCTACGGCGGCCGGGGCAATCCCGACGGCATTCACTGGAACTTCGAGGCGCACGAGGCCGTCGCGGAGTTGATGCTCAAGGCGCTGGCCGTCGCGGTCGAGAAATCGGGCGGTTGATCGGTGCCGGTCATAGTCGTCACCGACTCCGCCGCCCGGCTACCCACCGAACTTGCTGACGCACACGGTATCCGGGTGGTTCCGCTGCACATCCTGCTCGACGGGGCGGATCTGCACGACGGGGTCGACGACGTACCGCCGGACATCCACGACCGGCAGGCCAGCACCGCCGGCGCCAGCCCGGAGGAACTACGCACGGCCTATCGGCGGGCCCTGGCCGACAGCGACGGCGCGGGGGTGGTGGCGGTGCACCTGTCCGCCGCGCTGTCGAGCACGTTCGGCGCGGCACAGCAGGCCGCCGCCGAGGTGGGTCCCGAGGTGGCGGTGGTGGATTCCCGCTCGACGGCCATGGGCACCGGCTTCGTGGCGCTCGCCGCGGCCCGCGCGGCCGCTGCCGGCGCGGACCGTCACGCCGTTGCGGCCCAGGCGCATTCGGCGATCGGCCGCAGCCACGGCTACATCGTGGTGCACCGGCTGGACAATTTGCGGCGCAGCGGACGCATCGGCGGCGCGGCGGCCTGGCTGGGTACCGCGCTGTCGCTGAAGCCGCTGCTGCGCATCGACGACGGCAAACTGGTGCTGGCCCAACGGGTCCGGACGCCGAGCAAGGCGGTCGCGACCATGATCGACCGGGTCTGCGAGGTGGTGGGTCCGCGCGCGGCCGCGCTGGCGGTGCATCACGTGGCCAATCCCGACGGCGCCGACGAGGTGGCCGCCGTTCTGGCCGAACGCCTGCCGGCCTGCCCGCCGGCCCTGCGCAGCGAGCTGGGTCCGGTGCTGGCGTTGCATGTCGGCGCCGGTGCGGTCGCCGTCGTCGCCGACGTGCCCGAGGGCGAATAACCCGCGGCTGTCCACAGCGCGGGCTTGCTCCACAGGAGCCGGCGGCGGGGGCGGCGAATGTCGCGGCGCGGTCCTAGCGTCGGCGGCATGCCCCACGAAACACCCGCGGATCGGCTGCGCCGCCTCGACGGCCTCGACGTCGATCCGGACGCCGACGACACCGACGACGGTGACCCCCGGGACCTGCTGCCGCGCTGGTTGCCCGACGCCGACGCGGGCCACGACGGCACGCTGCGCGGCTGGATGGCCGCCGCGCGGGCGGACCCGGGCCGCGCCGGCGGGTTCGCGTTGGCCGGTGTCGCGGCCCTGGCGGTGCTGGTGACCGTATTCACCCTGATGCGCGACGACCCCACCCCGGTGGCGTCGGCCAAGCTGCCGCCGGTGGAGATGGCGGCCTCGGCGAGCCCCGGCCCCAGCGCGAGTGCGCCCGCGCCGCCCCCGGATCAACCGGTGGTGGTCAGCGTCGTCGGCCTGGTGCAGCAGCCCGGGCTGGTCACGGTGGCGCCGGGGGCCCGGGTGGCCGACGCGCTGACCGCCGCCGGCGGCGCCCTGACCGGCGCCGACACCGTGGGGCTGAACCTGGCGCGCCACCTCAGCGACGGCGAACAGGTGGTGGTCGGCCTGTCGCCGGCGCCGGGCGCGCCGCCGGTCCTGGGCAGTTCGATCAGCGGCGGTCCCGCCCCGGGCGGCGGCGCCACCCCGGCCCCCGGTGCCCCGGCGGACGGCGACGATCCAGGGGCCCCGCTGGACCTCAACACCGCGACCGCCGCTCAGCTCGAGGAGCTGCCCGGCATCGGCCCGGTGACCGCGGCCGCCATCGTCGCGTGGCGCGAACAGCACGGGGGCTTCACCGGCGTCGAGCAACTCGGGGAGGTCGACGGGATCGGGCCGGCGCGGCTGGAGCGGCTGCGCGACCAGGTTCGGGTGTGAATGATCGCCCCGATCTGCGCCTGGTACCCGCGGCACTGGTCGCGTGGGCGATCACCGCCGCGGGCACCTACTGGAACCTCGGGGCCGCGTCGGCGGTGGTGTGCCTGGTCGTCGCGGCGGTGGCCGCCGTGCTGCGGGGCCGTATGCCGGCGGAGCGAGACACGGCCCGGGTGATCGGCGCGGTCGTGACCACCGCGGCGCTGGTGGGAGTAGGCTTTGGCCTGGCGATCAGCCTGCGCGCCAACAGTATTCGCACCCATCCGGTGGTCGACCGGTACGGCACCACGGCGACCGTGACGGTGGTGGCCGCCGAATCGCCGCTGTCCATCGGCAGTGGCCGGCTGTTGATCCGCGCCGATTTGCGCCAAGTCGACGACCTGCGCACCCGGGGCCGGGTGGTGGTGTTCGCGCCCGTGCTGCAATACCACGCGGTCACCGCGGGGCAGCCGCTGCGCTTTCGCGCCCGGGTCACCCCGCCCGGCCGCCGCGACCTCACCGTCGCGGCGCTCAACGCCTCTGGCGAACCCACCCTCGGCGAACCCTCGGCGCTGCAGCGCGCGGCGGCCACCGTGCGCGCGCGGCTGGCCGCGCGGGCCCGGGAGGTCCTGCCCGCCGATCAGGCCGCGATGCTGCCCGCGCTGGTCCTCGGCGACACCTCCGCGGTGCCGCCGGCGGCCACAAGGGAGTTCCGCATCGCCGGGCTGACCCACCTGACCGCGGTCTCGGGCGCCAACGTCACGATCGTCTGCGGGGCGGTGCTGCTGGGCGCGGGGCTGCTCGGCCCGCGGAGCGCGGTCGTGCTCGCCGCCGTCGCGCTCGTGGCGTTCGTGGTGGTGGTGCAGCCGACCGCCAGCGTGCTGCGGGCCGCGGTGATGGGGGCCATCGCGCTGCTGGCGCTGTTGACCGCGCGGCGCCGCCAGGCCATCCCGGCCCTGGCCGGCGCGGTGCTGGTGTTGCTGGTGGTCGCGCCGCAGCTGGCCGTCGACGTCGGATTCGCGCTGTCGGTGTCGGCGACCGCCGCGCTGATCGTGCTCGCGCCGCGTTGGTCGCAGCGCCTGGTCGGGCGCGGCTGGCCCAAGCCGCTGGCCGACGCCGTGTGCATGGCGGTGGCCGCGCAGCTGGTCACCGCCCCGCTGGTGGCCGGGATCTCCGGCACCCTGAGCCTGGTCGCGGTGCTGGCCAACCTGCTGGTGACCGTCGTGATCGCGCCGATCACGCTGCTGGGCACCGCGGCCGCGGCGCTGGGCATGCTGTGGCCGGCCGCCGCGCGGCTGCTGATCCGGTTCACCGGCCCGGAGCTGTGGTGGCTGCTGCAGGTGGCGCACTGG
It encodes the following:
- a CDS encoding ComEA family DNA-binding protein; the encoded protein is MPHETPADRLRRLDGLDVDPDADDTDDGDPRDLLPRWLPDADAGHDGTLRGWMAAARADPGRAGGFALAGVAALAVLVTVFTLMRDDPTPVASAKLPPVEMAASASPGPSASAPAPPPDQPVVVSVVGLVQQPGLVTVAPGARVADALTAAGGALTGADTVGLNLARHLSDGEQVVVGLSPAPGAPPVLGSSISGGPAPGGGATPAPGAPADGDDPGAPLDLNTATAAQLEELPGIGPVTAAAIVAWREQHGGFTGVEQLGEVDGIGPARLERLRDQVRV
- a CDS encoding ComEC/Rec2 family competence protein, which gives rise to MRLVPAALVAWAITAAGTYWNLGAASAVVCLVVAAVAAVLRGRMPAERDTARVIGAVVTTAALVGVGFGLAISLRANSIRTHPVVDRYGTTATVTVVAAESPLSIGSGRLLIRADLRQVDDLRTRGRVVVFAPVLQYHAVTAGQPLRFRARVTPPGRRDLTVAALNASGEPTLGEPSALQRAAATVRARLAARAREVLPADQAAMLPALVLGDTSAVPPAATREFRIAGLTHLTAVSGANVTIVCGAVLLGAGLLGPRSAVVLAAVALVAFVVVVQPTASVLRAAVMGAIALLALLTARRRQAIPALAGAVLVLLVVAPQLAVDVGFALSVSATAALIVLAPRWSQRLVGRGWPKPLADAVCMAVAAQLVTAPLVAGISGTLSLVAVLANLLVTVVIAPITLLGTAAAALGMLWPAAARLLIRFTGPELWWLLQVAHWTSAVPHAAVPVPSGAVGVLALAGATLAVALSWGRRWARIGLGCAAAVAFAWALSGLL